Within Cnuibacter physcomitrellae, the genomic segment GCACGGACCCGATCGAGAAGTTCGGGATGACGATGACGGCGGCCCCCGGCGTCTCGGCCACCGCGCGCTCGAGGCCGGCGACACGGTCGGCCGACCAGCCGGAGGTGCCGACGAGGACCTTCTTGCCCGCCCGGACGGCGTGGTCGACGATGCCCTGGCTGACACCGGGCACCGTCACGTCGACGACGACGTCTGCGGGGAGCATCTCGTCGAGGTCGCTCGTCGAGCCGAGGCGGGCCACCACCTCGAAGTCGTCCTCCTCGTCGATCACGGCGGAGATCACGCGCCCGAGCTTCCCTGACGCGCCGACCACGGCGACCTTGACGACCATGCCTCCAATCTACCGTCCCGGCAGCGGAGGCGGCCCGAGCCGGGGCGGTCGGGCCTCCGGAGCGGTCGGGCCGCCGGGCCGACGCGCACGAGGCCGCGGTCCCGGTCGTAGGCTGACGTGATGCGCATCCGTGAGGGCGAGGTCACCGGTCCTGACGAGTCCCGGCTGCTCGCCGACTACTTCGCCTACCGCGCCGAGGCCTTCCCCCAGCGCGGGGCCTACGTGGTGACCGGCCCGAAGCCGGCCGACTACGCGCCCGGCCACGGCGTCTTCCTGGTCGTCGAGGACGACGAGGGCACCGCCGTCGGCTGCGCCGGGCTTCGGATGCTCGACACCGCATCCGAGGACGGCCCGCGCGCCGAGGTCAAGCACGTCTGGCTCTCCCCGGCCGCTCGCGGACGCGGTTGGGCGCGCGACCTGATGGCCGAGCTGGAGCGCCGCGCCGTGGGTCTCGGAGCCGTCGAGCTCGTGCTCGACACCCACCACACGCTCGACGGCGCCGCACGCCTCTACGCCCGAGAGGGCTTCCGCGAGATCGCCGCCTACAACGACAATCCCAACGCGACCCGCTGGTACGGCAAGCGGATCGGGCCCGCTCAGTAGGGCTGGGCGTCGTTCATGCCCGTCCGGAGCTCGGCGGGAAGGTGACCGAGGTCGTTGTGCACCACCAGCTCGGGCATCCGCCCCGGCTTGTGGCGGATGATGGTGAGGCCGCAGTGCGCCTGGTTGAGGCCGACCCAGCGCCACTCGGGCGCGTCGAGCGCCTCGCGGACGAACCAGCCGATCACGAAGTTGTGCGTGATGATCAGATCGTGCTCGTCGCCGGAGGCCGGCGTGAGGAACTCGTCGACCGCATCCGCCATCTGCGCTCGTCCGGCGTCCTCCATCTCGGGGGTGACCGAGTTGAAGAACGCCTCGAAGGCGTGCGGCATTGCCGGGCTGTAGCCGGTGGGGACGCAGTCGAAGAGGAGCGCACTCGGCTGGGGGTCGAGAGCGGGAAGGTGCTCGGCCATGATCTTGGCGGTCTGCTCTGCGCGCACGAGCGGCGAGTGCCACACGTTGTCGAACGGGACCCCGCCGAGACGATCGGCGAGGAGCTTCGCCTGACGGACGCCGCGCTGCGAGAGCGGTCCGTCGTCGACGCCGTGCTCGGCATCCATCTGCTCGCCGTGGCGGACGAGGTAGAGCGTGCGGGTCATCGCGCGACCACCACGTCGTCGAAGACGGCCTCGTCGATCGGCCCCACCGCCGACACGCTGACGGAGCCCTCGGCGAGGGTGACCGCGATCGAACGGACGTCGTCGAGCGTGACGGCCTCCAGACGGCGCACCTGCTCGTCGAGGTCGACGAACTCGCCTGTCGAGAGCTCGGAGCGCCCCAGCCTGCTCATGCGGGTGTCGGTGTCCTCGAGGGCGAGGGCCGCGGCACCGGAGAGCTGTCCGCGGGCGCGCACGAGCTCGTCGGGCGTGATGCCGTCGGCAGCGATCCGTCGCAGCTCGCCCAGCATGATGTCGCTGACCGCGCGCTCACGCCCCGGCGCGCATCCGGCGTAGAGCGAGAACAGACCGGCATCCGAGTAGCCCTGGGCGAAGGAGTACACGGAGTACGCCAGACCCCGCCTCTCGCGCACCTCCTGGAAGAGGCGCGACGACATCCCGCCGCCGAGCACCGAGCTGAGCACGCTGAGCGCGACGCGGCGATCATCGGTGGCGACGAGCCCCGGCATCCCGAGCATCAGGCTCACCTGCTCGAGCGGCTTCCGCACCACGGTGACGGGCGCCCCGGGCACGATCGCCGCGGCGGCGGTCGGACGGCGCGCCGCGGGCGACGCGGAACCCGACAGGTCCCATCCGGAAGCGCGCAGAGCCTTCTCGACGCGCTCCACCAGGACGTCGTGCTCGACGGCACCGGCCACCGCGACGACGAGGTCGTGCGGCGAGTACGTGGCGCGGTAGTGCTCCCACACCGCGTCGCGCCCGACCGCACGGATCGTGGCGGGGGTGCCCCCGATCGGACGACCCAGCGGATGCTCGCCGAGGACCGCTTCGAAGAGGCGCTCCCCCGCGACGTCACCCGGGTCGTCCTCCGCCATGGCGAGCTCCTCGAGGATGACCCCGCGCTCGGTCTCGAACTCGTCGGGGTCGAGGGTCGAGGCCGCCACCATGTCGGCCAGCACGTCGACCGCCATCGACAGGTCCCGGTCGCGCACCTTGGCGTAGTAGCAGGTGTACTCCTTGGCGGTGATGGCGTTGTGCTCGCCACCCACCGCATCGAACGCCACCGCGATGTCGAGCGCGCTCCGGCGAGGGGTGCCCTTGAAGAGCAAGTGCTCGAGGAAGTGGGTCGAGCCGTAGTGCGAGGGGGCGCCGCCCTCCGCCCCGAGCTCGTCGCGCGAGCCGACCGCGAGCCAGAAGCCCACCGTCGCGCTGCGTGCGCCCGGGATGTGCTCCGTGAGGATGCGGATGCCGCTGGGGAGGATCGTACGCCGCACCAGTCCCTCGGCGCCTTCGCCGATGACGAGCTCCGGCAGATCCAACGGAAGTGGTGCTGCGCCGTTCATCCCCTCAACCCTATGACATCGCTGAACGCCGAAGCGGCTGGGAGAGCGTCGATGACGCTTCTCCCAGCCGCTTCGTAGTCAGGCGCTGTGTCCGGCCGGTGAACTCGGGGTTCAGCCCTCGGCCGGGGCCTCCGGGCCCTCGCTGTGAGCAGCGGAACCCTCGGTGTCGGCGGGCTCGGCGATCACCGGGGCGAGCGAGAGCTTGCCGCGGTCGTCGATCTTCGTGATCTCGACGAGGATCTTCTGGCCCACGCCGAGGACGTCCTCGACGTTCTCGACCCGCTTGCCGCCGGCGAGCTTGCGCACCTCGGAGATGTGCAGCAGGCCGTCCTTGCCCGGGAGGAGCGAGACGAACGCGCCGAAGGTCGCGATCTTGACGACCGTGCCCAGGAACTGCTCACCCACCTCGGGGTTCTGCGGGTTGGCGATCGCGTTGACCTGGGCGCGGGCGGCCTCGGCCGAGGGGCCGTCGGTCGCGCCGATGTAGACGGTGCCGTCCTCCTCGATGGAGATGTCGGCGCCGGTCTCGTCCTGGATGGCGTTGATCGTCTTGCCCTTGGGGCCGATGAGCTCGCCGATCTTGTCGACCGGGATCTGCACCGAGATGACGCGCGGCGCGGTGGGCGCCAGCTCGTCGGGCTCGTCGATGGCGGCGTTCAGCACGTTGAGGATCGCGTCGCGCGCGGCCTTCGCCTGCTTGAGCGCGCCGTCGAGCACCGACGACGGGATGCCGTCGAGCTTCGTGTCGAGCTGGATCGCGGTGACGAACTCGCTGGTGCCGGCGACCTTGAAGTCCATGTCGCCGAGCGCGTCCTCCGCACCGAGGATGTCGGTGAGGGCGGCGTAGCGGGTCTCGCCGTCGACCTCGTCGGAGACGAGGCCCATCGCGATGCCGGCGACGGGGGCGCGCAGCGGCACACCCGCGTTCAACAGCGACAGGGTCGACGCGCAGACGGAGCCCATCGAGGTGGAGCCGTTGGAGCCCAGCGCCTCGGAGACCTGACGGATCGCGTAGGGGAACTCCTCGCGGCTCGGCAGCACCGGCACGAGGGCGCGCTCGGCGAGGAAGCCGTGCCCGATCTCGCGACGCTTCGGCGAGCCGACGCGACCGGTCTCACCGGTCGAGTACGGCGGGAAGTTGTAGTGGTGCAGGTACCGCTTGTGCGTGATGGGCGACAGCGAGTCGATCTGCTGCTCCATCTTCAGCATGTTCAGCGTGGTGACGCCCAGGATCTGGGTCTCACCGCGCTGGAAGATGGCCGAACCGTGGACGCGCGGGATCACGGCGACCTCGGCGTCGAGCGGACGGATGTCGGCCAGGCCGCGCCCGTCGATGCGGACGCCGTCGCGCAGGATGCGTCCGCGCACGACGACCTTGGTGACGGCCTTGTACGCGGCCGAGACCATCGGCGGGATGTCGCCGCCGAGCTCCCCGGCGTCGACCTTCTCCTGGATGGCCGCCTTCACGCGCTCCTTGAGGGCGTCGTCGGCGTTCTGGCGCTCGATCTTGTCGGCGATCTGGTAGACGTTCACGAGCTCGTCGTAGGCGAGCCCGGCGACGGCGTCGTACGCCTCCTGGTTGTAGGCCTTGAAGATCGGGTAGGACTGGATCTCCTTCGCCGACTGCGACGCCAGCGAGGCCTGCGCCTCGACGAGCTGACGGATGAACGGCTTGGCGGCCTCGAGGCCCTCGGCGACGACGGCCTCGGAGGGCTTGGTCGCGCCGGCCTTGATGAGGTTCCAGCTGCCCTCGGTCGCCTCGGCCTCGACCATCATGATGGCGACGTCGGACGAACCGTCGGCGTTCTCGACCACGCGGCCGGCGACGACGAGGTCGAACACGGCCTCCTGCAGCTGCGAGTACTTGGGGAACGCGATCCACTGGTCGGGCTCCGAGCCGTAGCCGGGCATGAGCGCCAGGCGCACGCCGCCGATCGGGCCGGAGAACGGCACGCCGGAGATCTGGCTCGACGCGGAGGCCGCGTTGATCGCCAGGGCGTCGTAGAACTCGTCGGGCGCGATGCTCAGGACGGTGATGACGACCTGGACCTCGTTGCGGAGGCCGTCGACGAACGACGGGCGCAGCGGGCGGTCGATGAGGCGGCAGACGAGGATCGCCTCGGTCGACGGGCGGCCCTCGCGGCGGAAGAACGAGCCGGGGATCTTGCCGGCCGCGTACGACCGCTCCTCGACGTCGATGGTCAGGGGGAAGAAGTCGAAGCTGTCCTTCGGGTGCTTCGACACGCTCGTCGCGGAGAGCAGCATGGTCTCCTCGTCGAGGTAGGCCGCGACTGCGCCCTGTGCCTGCTGGGCGAGGCGTCCGGTCTCGAACCGGACCGTGCGGGTGCCGTACTTGCCGTTGTCGAGAACGGTCTCGGCGAACTTGATCTCAGGACCTTCCAAGAGGTCGTACTCCTTTGTTTTACGTCGTCGTCCCGTGTGGACTCACGACTCCTCACGTCGCAGGCAGGCGCGTGGGCAGAGGAGAACGCCTCGTCCCGTGCGGGACCACGGGCCGGCGGCCCGTCGTCGCTGCTCGAGGGTCTGCGTACTGGTCACCAGTAGAAGCGCTCCGGGTCCGCGTCAGCGGAACCGGCGGGCCACCACCGTTGACCAGCATCCTGCCGGCCTGCTCGCAACGTGAGACATCCTATCAGTCGGCCGCCGGAACGGGCCCGAGGAACACGTCGACGGCGTACGGGCGCGTCGTCGTGCGCGCCACCGCTCGCACCCTGGCCACCGCCCCGTGAGCGGCGAGCTCCCGGAGCCGCTCCGACCACTGCGCGTCGACGTCGCGAGGCAGGAACCCCACGCGATGGATCTCGCCGTCGCCCGCGATGAGGTCGACGGCCACCCGCAGCTCCCGCCCGAGCCACCGCGTCGCGTCGGGCGTGAGGACCGCCGACAGGTCGGCGCCCGAGCGCGCCAGGGCCGCATCGAGGGACGTCTGCCGGTGCCTCGTGTCGTCCACCGGGACCCGGAGCTCCGCGGGCAGGTCGACGAGGTCGACCCCGGCGACGGTGACCCGAGCGCTCTCCGCGTCGGGGCGGCCCCGACGCACGAGCGGGACGACCAGGAGCGCGGCCGCGACCAGGGCCAGCACGAGCAGCGCTCCGCTCAGCACCACGCCCACGACGCCGAGCTCCGTCCGGCTCACGAGCCCGGCGACGATCGCCAGCAGCAGCACGAGCGCCAGCAGGAACAGCTCGGAGCGCCAGAGCGGCTTGCGTCGGCGTCGATCGGTCATCGCCCCAGTCTCGCGGATGCGGGCATCCCCCGGCCAATCGGCATCCGGTCAGCGGCTCAGCGCTCTCGGTGGATGAGCAGGTTCCGGAACATCGGCCGCTCCTCCACCTCCCAGCCCAGCGGGGCCGTCGCGCGCAGCTCCTTCGCGGTGTAGCTGCGGCGGATGCTGGTCAGGCCGTCGTCGCGGATGAACGAGCCGCGAGCGATCGGCAGCGAGCCGAGGGAGTAGGCCGCGTAGGCGAGGCGGCTCCGGCGGATGTCGCCGTGGAGGGCGATCCCCCGGCAGAGGAGCTCGCTGTCGAAGAAGAAGGCCGCCAGCTCCTCGCGGTCCAGGTGATGCAGCACGTGGTTCGAGACGACGACGTCGAACCGCGCGGCCTCGGCCACGAGGTCGGCGCTCGATGCCTGCCGGTACACGACCGGCGGACCGGGCTGGCGCGACGCGAACTCGTAGGCGCGCTCATCCGGATCGATCGCGGTGACCGCGAGCTGGAGCCCGTCGTGCGCCGCCCACGTCGCGAGCGAGCGGGCGACGTCGCCGCCTCCGCAGCCGAGGTCGAGGAGGGTCGACGGCATGGTGTCGGAGAGCCGGGGACGGATGTGGTCGCGATAGATGCCGCGCCAGCCGGCCACGATGCGGTTGACCAGGCGGAAGCGGGCGTACGTCGCGTCGAGCCGTCGGCGGTCGCACGCCGGGTCGTCCATGTACTCCTGGAGGTCGGCCGCCCGCCGGGACAGCGACCCGAGCACGGTCATGCGGTCGCGACCCTGCCGGCCACCGCGGCGCCCGTCGGCGCCGGCTCGAGCGTGAGGGCGCCGAGCTCGACCGACAGGCCGGGGCCGAAGGCCATCGCGATCACCGGGCGGTCGACCTCGTCGCCCGCGTGCAGAAGGTCGGCAAGGATGAACAGCACGGTCGCGCTCGACATGTTGCCGAAACGCCGCAGCACGGAGCGGGAGGGGGCCATCGCCGCGTCGTCGAGGCCCAGACGGGATTGGACGCGGTCGAGGATGTCGCGGCCACCGGGATGCACCGCCCATCTCGACGAAGGCAGGTCGACGTCCTCGGCGAACGCGCCGACGAGCTCGCCGATGCTGCCGTCGATGAGCTTGGGCACGTAGGTGCTGAGGACCATCTCGAAGCCGTGGTCGCCGATGGTCCACGCCATCGCCTGCTCACCCTCGGGGAGCAGACGCGAGCGCAGCCTGTCGATGCGCAGCGCCGACGAGCCGCTCGGCCCGGGCCTGCCCGTGACCACCGCGGCCGCGGCCCCGTCGGCGAACACGGAGTTGGCGATGATCTGATCCGTCGTGGCGGCGGAGCGGACGTGGAGCGTGCAGAGCTCCACGCAGACCACGAGCACCACGGCGTCGGGATCGGCCGCGCAGAACGCGTCCGCGAGCCGAAGGGCGGGGAACGCCCCCTGGCAGCCCATGAAACCGAGGTGCTGCCGGGCCACGTCGTGTCGGAGACCGAGCTCCTTCACGAGCACGAAGTCCGGACCGGGGGCGAAGAACCCCGTGCAGGACACCGTCACCACGTGCGTGATGTCGGCCGCCGAGAGATCGGGGACGTCGGCCAGCGCCGACCGCGCCGCCTCCACCACCAGCTCGGAGGTGACCGCCGCGTAGAGGTCGTTGCGGAGACCCGTGCCGGGATCGAGGAGGAGGCCGGAGGAGCGGTCGTAGAACACGGCGGGCCCGGAGGGCTCCGCCTCGGCCGAGGCGTCGAGCTCCGTCAGCACCGTGTGTCGGGTCTCGATGCCCGACTGGTCGAACGAGGTCCGCACGAGCCTCTCCCCGAGCCGCCCGAGGCCGGGCTGCGCAGCGAAGACGTCACGAGCCTCCGGCTGCATGATCACCGTGGGAGGCACCGCGGTGCCGATGGATCGGATCCTCGCTGCGGCCATGACCCCATACAAGCACTACTCGGCGGTGACTCCCCCGAAAGGGCTGAAGTCGGCGTCGAGGGCGAACTCGTCGCGCACGCTCGAGGACCGTTCGCTCGCCGCGAGGGCGCTCGCCAGCTCACGACCCGCACGGCGCACCCGCGACGGCAGCGCGGACACGCCATCCGCTCCCGAGCCCCAGTCCTCCGACGCGGCGAACACCGCGGTGGGCAGCGTGACGGCGCGGAGGTACGAGAACAGGGGGCGCATCTCGTGCTCGAGCGCCAGCGAGTGGCGCGCCGATCCGCCGGTGGCGGCGAGGGTCGTCGGGAGCCCCTCGAGAGCCGTGTTGTCGATCACGTCGAAGAACGACTTGAACAGCCCGCTGTAGCTGGCGGAGAAGATCGGGGTCACCGCGATCAGGGCATCGGCACCGGCGACGGCGTCGATCGCCTCCTGCAGGCGGCCGCTCGGGAAGCCCGTGAGGAGGTTGTTGGTGATGTCCTGAGCGATGTCGCGCAGCTCGACGACCGTCACCTCGACCTCGACGCCGTCGAGCGTCGCGGCCTCCACTGTCGCCTCTGCGAGCCGATCGGCGAGCAGCCTCGTCGACGACGGCTGACTCAGCCCCGCGGTCACCACGGCCAGCTTCTTGGCGCTCATCGCAGCCTCCTCTTTCCATGCATTCGCATCTACATCCGCTCCAACAGGCCGCGGGGTGCGGTTATTCCCGGGGAAATGACGAAGCGGGTCGCCACCCGGAGGTGACGACCCGCTCGCAAGAAGATCGCGTTGCCAGCGAAGACTACCGGCGCAGGCCGAGTCGCTCGATGAGCGAACGGTAGCGCTGGATGTCGATGTCCTGGAGGTAGCCCAGGAGACGACGACGCTGACCCACGAGCAGCAGCAGACCACGACGCGAGTGGTGGTCGTGCTTGTGCTCCTTGAGGTGCTCGGTGAGATCCTTGATCCGCTTGGTCAGGATCGCGACCTGGACCTCGGGGGATCCGGTGTCACCGGGGTGGGTTGCGTACTCTTCGATGATCGCCTTCTTGACGTCTGCTTCGAGTGCCATAGATGGGATCCCCTTCCTCGTCGTTGCGCGGTGCCGACAGCCCGATGCTGTGGCGCTCTTGATCCGCGGCCGTTTCACGGCAACCGCATAAGCCTACCAGAGCGAACCGGGCGCGGGCGTCGGCGCGTAACATGACGCCGCTCGATTCGACAGCGGAACGGGAAGAGTCGAGTCTGGTCACGCGTTGTAGATCGCGGAACGGACAGACATGACGACATCTCTCGACGGGGCATCGCTCCCCGTGCTCGACCTCAGCCGCCTCTCCTCCTCGCCCGAGGAGGCGGAGCGCTTCCGCACCGACCTGCGCGAGGCCACCCACGACTACGGGTTCTTCTACCTCGTCGGACACGGCGTGCCCCAGGACCTGATCGACCGGATCCTCCGCACGGCACGCCGCTTCTTCGCGCTGCCCGACGACGACAAGCTCGCCATCGAGAACCTGAAGAGCCCGCACTTCCGCGGATACATGCGCATCGGCGGCGAGCTGACGCAGGGCAAGGTCGACTGGCGCGAGCAGATCGACATCGGCGAGGAGCGGGAACCGCATCCGATCGAGGACGACACCCCCGACTACTGGCGCCTCGAGGGGCCCAACCAGTGGCCCGACGCCCTGCCGGAGCTCCGCGAGGTCGTGACCGAGTGGTACGCCGAGCTCGACCGCGTGAGCTTGACCCTCCTCCGCGCCTGGGCGCTCTCGCTCGGCGCGGACGAGCACGTCTTCGACGCGGCCTTCCAGGAGAACCCCTC encodes:
- a CDS encoding M16 family metallopeptidase, producing MNGAAPLPLDLPELVIGEGAEGLVRRTILPSGIRILTEHIPGARSATVGFWLAVGSRDELGAEGGAPSHYGSTHFLEHLLFKGTPRRSALDIAVAFDAVGGEHNAITAKEYTCYYAKVRDRDLSMAVDVLADMVAASTLDPDEFETERGVILEELAMAEDDPGDVAGERLFEAVLGEHPLGRPIGGTPATIRAVGRDAVWEHYRATYSPHDLVVAVAGAVEHDVLVERVEKALRASGWDLSGSASPAARRPTAAAAIVPGAPVTVVRKPLEQVSLMLGMPGLVATDDRRVALSVLSSVLGGGMSSRLFQEVRERRGLAYSVYSFAQGYSDAGLFSLYAGCAPGRERAVSDIMLGELRRIAADGITPDELVRARGQLSGAAALALEDTDTRMSRLGRSELSTGEFVDLDEQVRRLEAVTLDDVRSIAVTLAEGSVSVSAVGPIDEAVFDDVVVAR
- a CDS encoding FMN reductase; translated protein: MSAKKLAVVTAGLSQPSSTRLLADRLAEATVEAATLDGVEVEVTVVELRDIAQDITNNLLTGFPSGRLQEAIDAVAGADALIAVTPIFSASYSGLFKSFFDVIDNTALEGLPTTLAATGGSARHSLALEHEMRPLFSYLRAVTLPTAVFAASEDWGSGADGVSALPSRVRRAGRELASALAASERSSSVRDEFALDADFSPFGGVTAE
- a CDS encoding class I SAM-dependent methyltransferase; this encodes MTVLGSLSRRAADLQEYMDDPACDRRRLDATYARFRLVNRIVAGWRGIYRDHIRPRLSDTMPSTLLDLGCGGGDVARSLATWAAHDGLQLAVTAIDPDERAYEFASRQPGPPVVYRQASSADLVAEAARFDVVVSNHVLHHLDREELAAFFFDSELLCRGIALHGDIRRSRLAYAAYSLGSLPIARGSFIRDDGLTSIRRSYTAKELRATAPLGWEVEERPMFRNLLIHRER
- a CDS encoding type III polyketide synthase, translated to MAAARIRSIGTAVPPTVIMQPEARDVFAAQPGLGRLGERLVRTSFDQSGIETRHTVLTELDASAEAEPSGPAVFYDRSSGLLLDPGTGLRNDLYAAVTSELVVEAARSALADVPDLSAADITHVVTVSCTGFFAPGPDFVLVKELGLRHDVARQHLGFMGCQGAFPALRLADAFCAADPDAVVLVVCVELCTLHVRSAATTDQIIANSVFADGAAAAVVTGRPGPSGSSALRIDRLRSRLLPEGEQAMAWTIGDHGFEMVLSTYVPKLIDGSIGELVGAFAEDVDLPSSRWAVHPGGRDILDRVQSRLGLDDAAMAPSRSVLRRFGNMSSATVLFILADLLHAGDEVDRPVIAMAFGPGLSVELGALTLEPAPTGAAVAGRVATA
- a CDS encoding polyribonucleotide nucleotidyltransferase; the protein is MEGPEIKFAETVLDNGKYGTRTVRFETGRLAQQAQGAVAAYLDEETMLLSATSVSKHPKDSFDFFPLTIDVEERSYAAGKIPGSFFRREGRPSTEAILVCRLIDRPLRPSFVDGLRNEVQVVITVLSIAPDEFYDALAINAASASSQISGVPFSGPIGGVRLALMPGYGSEPDQWIAFPKYSQLQEAVFDLVVAGRVVENADGSSDVAIMMVEAEATEGSWNLIKAGATKPSEAVVAEGLEAAKPFIRQLVEAQASLASQSAKEIQSYPIFKAYNQEAYDAVAGLAYDELVNVYQIADKIERQNADDALKERVKAAIQEKVDAGELGGDIPPMVSAAYKAVTKVVVRGRILRDGVRIDGRGLADIRPLDAEVAVIPRVHGSAIFQRGETQILGVTTLNMLKMEQQIDSLSPITHKRYLHHYNFPPYSTGETGRVGSPKRREIGHGFLAERALVPVLPSREEFPYAIRQVSEALGSNGSTSMGSVCASTLSLLNAGVPLRAPVAGIAMGLVSDEVDGETRYAALTDILGAEDALGDMDFKVAGTSEFVTAIQLDTKLDGIPSSVLDGALKQAKAARDAILNVLNAAIDEPDELAPTAPRVISVQIPVDKIGELIGPKGKTINAIQDETGADISIEEDGTVYIGATDGPSAEAARAQVNAIANPQNPEVGEQFLGTVVKIATFGAFVSLLPGKDGLLHISEVRKLAGGKRVENVEDVLGVGQKILVEITKIDDRGKLSLAPVIAEPADTEGSAAHSEGPEAPAEG
- a CDS encoding histidine phosphatase family protein, which gives rise to MTRTLYLVRHGEQMDAEHGVDDGPLSQRGVRQAKLLADRLGGVPFDNVWHSPLVRAEQTAKIMAEHLPALDPQPSALLFDCVPTGYSPAMPHAFEAFFNSVTPEMEDAGRAQMADAVDEFLTPASGDEHDLIITHNFVIGWFVREALDAPEWRWVGLNQAHCGLTIIRHKPGRMPELVVHNDLGHLPAELRTGMNDAQPY
- a CDS encoding GNAT family N-acetyltransferase, whose protein sequence is MRIREGEVTGPDESRLLADYFAYRAEAFPQRGAYVVTGPKPADYAPGHGVFLVVEDDEGTAVGCAGLRMLDTASEDGPRAEVKHVWLSPAARGRGWARDLMAELERRAVGLGAVELVLDTHHTLDGAARLYAREGFREIAAYNDNPNATRWYGKRIGPAQ
- a CDS encoding isopenicillin N synthase family dioxygenase, producing MTTSLDGASLPVLDLSRLSSSPEEAERFRTDLREATHDYGFFYLVGHGVPQDLIDRILRTARRFFALPDDDKLAIENLKSPHFRGYMRIGGELTQGKVDWREQIDIGEEREPHPIEDDTPDYWRLEGPNQWPDALPELREVVTEWYAELDRVSLTLLRAWALSLGADEHVFDAAFQENPSSLLKIVRYPGKDEPVRGQGVGAHKDYGVLTLLLVEPGKGGLQVEKDGEWIDAPPIDGAFVVNIGELLEIATDGYLKATVHRVLSPAAGDDRVSIPFFYSPALDTTIPTLALPAELASDARGVTRDPDNPLFATYGENVLKGKLRAHPDVAELHHSDLLARR
- the rpsO gene encoding 30S ribosomal protein S15; protein product: MALEADVKKAIIEEYATHPGDTGSPEVQVAILTKRIKDLTEHLKEHKHDHHSRRGLLLLVGQRRRLLGYLQDIDIQRYRSLIERLGLRR